The DNA region ACCATGAAGCGATCGAACAGCACAATTTCGGGGTTTAGGTTTTTTACCAAAGTGTTAAAATTGTCGTCGTTCAGCTTTATTTCTTGTTCGGTTACCTCGGTTGGAGCAAAGTTATAACTGAAATCGCTTTTGGAAGCGGCCGAGGCAAACGTAACCTGGTAACCTTGGCTCAAAAATAGATCGACCAACTGAATTATTCGTGTTCCGGCTGCCGAGGAGGTGGGCTCAGGCCAAACTAATCCAATAATCAATATCTTTTTTGCGCACATGGTTTAAAATTTTTGCAAAATAAGCGGTTTTTTTCAAGTTCTGCAGATTTAAAGTTTTTCAATGATTCACTACCGACTTAGAAATCGGGCTATAAAAACAGCGTCGCAATGTTAATCTGTCTCAAATATTCGTAATTTTGCAGCTCAATTACAAACACCGCATGTTAGGATTAAAATTATTGACAGACCCACGTTGGGCAAATATTGCAGAATCGAATTTGGAAGAAATTTTATCAGATCATGCCTGGTGCGAACAAAAAGCAGCATCGAACGCCATCACATTGATTACTCAAAACTCCGAGCATCAAGATTTGGTTGATGAGCTTACTGCCATTGCGATTGAGGAAATGCAACATTTCCAAATGGTAATTGAAATTATCAAACGACGCGGCTACACGTTAACCCGCGAACGCAAAGACGATTACGTGGGGCGTTTGGTTAAGTTTAGCAAGAAAGACGGAAGCAGAAATCAAGCTTTTATCGATCGTTTGCTGTTTGCTGCTATGATTGAGGCGAGAAGTTGCGAACGTTTCCGTGTGCTTTCTCAAAACATAACAGATGAGGAACTGGCCAAGTTTTATCATGAATTGATGGTTTCGGAA from Pedobacter endophyticus includes:
- the miaE gene encoding tRNA-(ms[2]io[6]A)-hydroxylase, which translates into the protein MLGLKLLTDPRWANIAESNLEEILSDHAWCEQKAASNAITLITQNSEHQDLVDELTAIAIEEMQHFQMVIEIIKRRGYTLTRERKDDYVGRLVKFSKKDGSRNQAFIDRLLFAAMIEARSCERFRVLSQNITDEELAKFYHELMVSEAGHYTTFLNFARKYSTDVDVDKRWKEWLEFEGELIQSFGTKEAIHG